The Nostoc sp. 'Lobaria pulmonaria (5183) cyanobiont' DNA window GTTGCATCAACTGGCTGATGATTCATAAATCTGAGATTTTGGAGATGGGATTACTAGCTAGTATTCCCAAATCAAAATCTTGGAACGGTAATATCAAGCAGTTTCTATAACTCCAAAAATCTGGATTTGGGAATATGTGAATACCTGTTAACAAATAACTCACCTAAAATTTCAAGTCACCAGCGCGGCTCATCGGTCGAGTCGGTTGATTTGCTGGCGGCTGGGCAAAGTTGTTATTTGATAGAATTGCGATCGCTCGAGCATATTGGGGATCGCTCTTAGTTCCGATTAAATTTGGATTAGAAGCCAATTGACGCTCTTGTGCCTCTGTCAAGTCTAGCTTGATATCTGGTGTAATTCCTTTGTGGTTAATATCCGTTCCCGCCGGGGTGTAGTAATGGGCAATTGTGACAGCCAAGCCGGAACCATCTGCGAGTTCATGAACTGACTGGACTAAGGCTTTGCCAAAGGTTTGACCACCTACAACTACCGCCCGCTTATTATCCTTGAGCGCCCCTGTAAGGATTTCACTAGCACTAGCTGAATTACCATCCACTAAGACCGCCAAAGGACGATTTGTCAAAGCAGTACGATTGGCTTTAGTTTCCTCACTGCTGCCCACACGGTCTATTGTCTTGACAATTCCGCCGTTATCATACCACATCCGAGCAATTTCAATGCTCGCCTGCAACAAACCGCCAGGATTTCCCCGCAAATCTAAGACATAAGAATCAACTTTCTTTGTGTTCAAATCGCGGATGGCTCGTTGCATTTGGTCTGCGGCGTGGGCGCTAAATTCTCGCAAACGGATATAGCCAACGCGGCGGTTCCCTTCTTGTCTGAGGGTATAGCGTACTGTTGGGACTTCAATACTTGCCCTTGTCAGCTTCAAATCAAAAGCATTTTGGCCTGCGCGTCCCACCCGTATCTTGATGGGAGTACCCGCTTTGCCACGGATTAGCTTAGAAGCATCATCCACTTTCATTTTGAGAGTGGATTTGCCGTCAATTGCCAAAATTTCATCGCCTGCTTTGATCCCAGCTTTCAGCGCCGGAGAATTTTCTATGGCTTCGACAACCGTGAGCCGCTGAGTTTTTTCGTTCACTTCCATCCGAACGCCAATACCAGAGACTTCCCCAGATGTTTGGCTAGTCAGAGCTTCAAATTGTTGGGGGTCCATGAACCGAGTGTAAGGATCTCCCAACTTTTGTAAAGCTTCGCGGATGGCAGTGTATGCTTCTTCGCGAGAAGAGTAGTCTTTGCTCAACAGGCTTTGCCTGGTTGCTTGCCAATCTTGTTGATTAAATTTACCATCAACATATTCATGATTTACCAGTTGCCAAACTTGGTCAACTATCACTTTTGGGCTGTCTTGTAGGGCTAGAGCAGCACGGACACCACGAGTCCAAGCGGGGCCGAACACGGACATGGTAGCAGTTGTGGCGATCGCTCCACCAATCAAGGCTACTTGGAGCGGTGAGTAACTTTTCGCAGATTGGTTCATGTATACTTAGCTGGAATAATTGTGTTGTTGACAGTTTAGCAATCAGGCTTTCCAGAAAATTTTAAGTTTTTATACCCCAGAATCAACTATGTTCGTTCATCATTTTAATGATGCCAAAAATGCCGTATTAGTTATTAACAATCATTTCTCAGTTTGTTAGTCTTCTCCGGAAGGCTATACTGAGCGTGTGACACTTTAATTAGCGTCATGTTTGCATTCTAGATTACTTTTATAAGATAGCACTTTGCTCACTGAATTGCAGTATTGTTAGACAGCAGTAAAATCAGCTTTTCTTACTTAAGTCATGAAACGCAAATTTCCCATCAAATCATTAATTTCTATTAAAAAAAAATCTGTTAATCTGTGGCAATTGTTACAAAAACTCAGTGGTGGATTGTACGTTGTCCTGGGTGTTTGGCTGATTTTTACTACTATAACCTTACTTTTTGCTTCTTCACAGCCAATAGGTGCCTTTTTTGTGCTAGGTGGCAGTATTAATCGAGAAACTTATGTTGCCCAACAAGCAAAACAACACCCACAAACCCCAATTTTAATTTCTCATGGTTCCCCAGATCCCTGTATACGGTTAATTTTTCAGGCGGAATTAGCAGAGTTACAAAACGTTTGGTTAGAAAACTGCGCAAATTCTACCTTTGAAAATTTTTATTATAGTATTCCAATTTTGCGCCGTTGGGGAGTGCATAAAGTCATGTTGATTACCTCGACAAGTCATTTACCCAGAGCTAAATGGATGGCACAGATTCTTTTAGGTGCTCATGGTATTTGGGTAGAGCCAGAGATTGTTCAAGAATTGGGTATTCCTGGTAATCATGAATCTTGGACTAAAACTGGATTAGATGTAACACGCAGCTTATTTTGGGCGATTTTAAGTCAAATTATTCAACCGCAATGCTCAAATGTTACAAAACTTACCGAAGTAGATATGCAAGCTTGGGAGCATCGAGGTTTTCATTGCGAACACCAAGGAGGGTTGACGAGATAACTAATAATTTCCTGCTGTAGAGGGTTTAATCTTACGCATCTATAATGGGCGAGAGAATCGACCTCGCTAGTAAGATGTTCCATTGCTCTCTGGTTTCCCTACACGAGGTTAATCATTGAAAACGTGTTAGTGGGACACAAACAGAAAATGAGGAAATGTGTCCTAAGCGATCGCAAATTTTGCCTACGAGTGAACGCCAAGTTAGATCGATAACAAAGCTGGAACCTCAACAGCAATGGGAAGTATGGCAGACGACAGTAGAAGAAGCCGGAGATAAAGTACCATCTGCTAGATTTGTAAGTGATGTAGTACGAAGGATCATGGAACGGACAAAAGCACCAAATCTTTACTGTGTCGAGGAAGTCTGCCAAATCATAGCCAAGGATAATCCCGATCTCCGAGGTAAGGGTGGGTGCTGGTGCATCGTCAATCATGTGGGTGAGTTCAGTTGTACTGTTTTGGTATGGGATGGAGAGTACACTGTGAGAATCGACCACCTAAAGCCACTGAACTACTTGGAGTCAGAATGTCACCAGATGCAGCAGATTAGCGATGCCTGCGGCGGGCTACGCCTACGCATTAACAGACTACGGGACGGTGGCTAGAAGAACCATTCTAGACAGTTTTGAAGTGTTTGGGAGAGTTGAAACGCCCATATTTGACTGGGTTTGAGGAAAGGCTGTTGAGTGTGATAGAGAAAGAATACGGGGTTACAGATTAAAATATTATGCTTAACGCCTTACGGCATCAAAGGTTTGGTCAGTATAGGCAAATTATTCAGTACTGATAAAAAATTGACAAGTTAATCAAAGGATTATTCATTGCGATCGCAGTTTACATGCTGTAGATTTTAAAACTGTAGAAGATATTCAGTTAACTTTTTATTTCCACAACATTTGAATTGTCTCTTATAGAAAATAAATTATATATACACAACCAATTAAGTAACTTTTGGAATAATATCTTTAATAAAATTGAGGTTTAAGATTTTATAAAACTCAACATTTTTAGAAAGTTGAGGTTTTAAATGGTACTGTGTTCATTCAAGATATGGCTGGTTCAACTAGTTTTTACTTCAATTAATATTTGCTTAGATGCAGTGATAGTAACAGCACAGACCATATATCCTTTTACTGGCAATTATCGCACTAATCTTAACATTCATTTGATATCAGACAATATTTCACAGGTATTGGAGATAAATGTGAGTACAGCCAAGTGGATTCTAAAACTATTTTATCTTAATAGTTTTTCTATTTATATACAAAGATTATCTAGGCAAAGGCAGTTACAAAATTTAGTTTGTAATACCTGAAACAAAGTTAGATATTGGCGATATGGGAAAAAAAGGATAAGACATGATTGACTTCAACCTGACTCAAGAACAGCAGATATTGCAAATACAAGCTCGTGACTTTGCCCAAAATGAAATTCAGCCTATTGTTCGTATAATCGAAGAGTCTAACAATCTAGAGATAGAACCTTGGGAATTTTGCCAAAATTTGTTCTATAAGGGATCTGAATTAGGATTTACATCCTTGATGCTTCCAGAAAAGTTAGGAGGTGGGGGGCGAAAGTGTATAGATTTGGCTATAGTCCTAGAAGAAATAGGCGTTGTGGATGTCAGCATTGCTTGTAGTTATTTCAATCTCACCGCAGCAATGTCACTGTTTGTCACTAGGGCAGCAACCACAGAACAACAAAAACGAATACTATCTTTTGTCAATTCCGGAAAACCCCATCTGTTCAGCGCCGCAGAGAGTGAACCTAATGTCGCCACCTCTGATATGTTCTGCGCGCTCCCAGACTCCAATATTGGGATGAAGACCTTTGCAGCGCGTGAGGGCAATACATACATCCTTAATGGGACAAAATCCTCGTTAGTCACAAATGCTGGAATTGCGGATGCCTACTTCATTATTGCCCGTACAGCGATGGATAAACCATTGCGCGAAAGT harbors:
- the ctpB gene encoding carboxyl-terminal processing protease CtpB, with translation MNQSAKSYSPLQVALIGGAIATTATMSVFGPAWTRGVRAALALQDSPKVIVDQVWQLVNHEYVDGKFNQQDWQATRQSLLSKDYSSREEAYTAIREALQKLGDPYTRFMDPQQFEALTSQTSGEVSGIGVRMEVNEKTQRLTVVEAIENSPALKAGIKAGDEILAIDGKSTLKMKVDDASKLIRGKAGTPIKIRVGRAGQNAFDLKLTRASIEVPTVRYTLRQEGNRRVGYIRLREFSAHAADQMQRAIRDLNTKKVDSYVLDLRGNPGGLLQASIEIARMWYDNGGIVKTIDRVGSSEETKANRTALTNRPLAVLVDGNSASASEILTGALKDNKRAVVVGGQTFGKALVQSVHELADGSGLAVTIAHYYTPAGTDINHKGITPDIKLDLTEAQERQLASNPNLIGTKSDPQYARAIAILSNNNFAQPPANQPTRPMSRAGDLKF
- a CDS encoding YdcF family protein is translated as MKRKFPIKSLISIKKKSVNLWQLLQKLSGGLYVVLGVWLIFTTITLLFASSQPIGAFFVLGGSINRETYVAQQAKQHPQTPILISHGSPDPCIRLIFQAELAELQNVWLENCANSTFENFYYSIPILRRWGVHKVMLITSTSHLPRAKWMAQILLGAHGIWVEPEIVQELGIPGNHESWTKTGLDVTRSLFWAILSQIIQPQCSNVTKLTEVDMQAWEHRGFHCEHQGGLTR
- a CDS encoding acyl-CoA dehydrogenase family protein, which encodes MIDFNLTQEQQILQIQARDFAQNEIQPIVRIIEESNNLEIEPWEFCQNLFYKGSELGFTSLMLPEKLGGGGRKCIDLAIVLEEIGVVDVSIACSYFNLTAAMSLFVTRAATTEQQKRILSFVNSGKPHLFSAAESEPNVATSDMFCALPDSNIGMKTFAAREGNTYILNGTKSSLVTNAGIADAYFIIARTAMDKPLRESLSIFFVPTDTPGIKFGKKTQMIGWKASHHAEISLDNVPVPAENLIGQEGEAGKLLMLLPEVAIGLAASYVGLARAAYEYALSYAKQRVSWGRPIIEHQAVALKLADMMINTQAARLVVWDAAVTAETSPQLAATIKAPAAKTFAVDVAIKNAQTAVEILGGYGVTKECLAGKFLADATIGYSCDFTRDILRLGIVNFL